The DNA sequence CAGCGGGCAGCCGAATGCTCTGTACCGCAACAACGGGGACGGCACCTTCACAGACGTGACGAAGGAAGCTGGGGTCTTCAAGGCCAATGGGCGGGCCATGAGCCTGACCGTGGCCGACTTCAACAACGACGGCTATATGGACGTCTTCGTGGCCAACGACGCCATGGAGAACTACTTCTTCGAAAACACGCGCAAAGGCACGTTCGTGGAGAAGGCGCTGGAGTTGGACATTGCCTATAGCGAACACGGGCAAGGCGTGTCGTCGATGGGCCCGTTCTTTGGAGACGTGAATCGGGACGGCTGGCTGGATATCTTTGTGCCGAACCTGAACTACGTGAGTCTGTTCGTCTACAACCCCAAGGAGAAGAACTACGACAATCGGGCCAACCAGGCGGGGTTGTCGGCGCTGTTGGGGCAGTATGCCGGCTGGGGGTCTGTCGTCTTCGATTACGACCACGACGGCTGGCCGGATCTGTTCACGGTACACGGCAACGCGCACCACGAGTACGTCCAGGAAGACACGCTGGTGCGAAACAAGCACGACGGCACGTTCGAGGACGTCTCCCGCCGGTCCGGCGCGTACTTCAACGAAAAGTACGTAGGCCGCGGAGCTGCCTGGGCCGATATCGACAATGACGGCGACATCGATCTGCTGGTCATCAATCTGAACGACGCGCCGAAACTGCTGCGCAATGACGGCGGCAATGCGAAGCCATGGCTGATGGTGGACGCGCGGCTGAAGTTCCCTACGGGCTTGCGGACCGCGATCGGCGCGCGTGTGACGGTGACGGCCGCGGGGCTGAAGATGATCGACGATGTGAATCCCGTCCGAGGCTACCTGTCGCAGGGCGACGCACGGCTGCACTTCGGGCTGGCTGGAGCGACTGAAGCGGATGTCGAGATCCGCTGGCCGGATGGGCAGGTGCAGCGGCTGGAGCATGTGAAGGCCAACCAGATCCTGAAACTGGAACACCCGGCCACGGCAAAGGCGGCGCGGTAGAGATGCGGGCGCAGACCATAGCGGTGCTGGCCATCGGATTCGGAGCCTTGCTCGGAATGGGCGGCGCGGCTCCGAAGAAGCCGGTGTATGTGGGCGCGCGGGCATGCGGCCAGTGCCACGACGGCGCCGGCATGGGCAACCAGTACAGCAAGTGGCTGACGACGAAACACTCGAAGGCCTATGCCGTGCTCTCTTTGCCCGAGTCCACGGAGATGACGAAGCGCAGCGGCCTGCGTGGCCAGCCGTGGAAAGAGCCCATCTGCCTGGGGTGTCATTCGACGGCGTCGACCGCTGAGGATTGGGAGAAGGACGACGCGTTCCGGCCCGAAGATGGCCTGCAATGCGAATCGTGCCATGGGCCGGGCAGCGAGTATACGAGTGAAGAGGTGATGCGGAACCCGGCCGAGGCCATGAAGGCGGGTTTGCGGCTTCCGACCGAGGATACCTGCCTGGGCTGCCATCTGGAAAAGGGTTCCCACACGGCTGTGAACCCCAACTCCACGGTGGACATCAAGAAGGCCATTCCGCGCATTGCGCATCCGCTGGCGAAGCCGTCGCAGCTGCGGGCTCCGCCGGCTCCACGGGGCGGCGACTTCATCGGCTCGTCCGCGTGTGGCGCATGCCACAAGGGTCCGGAGCACGGGCATCAGTGGGATGTCTGGCGGCGCAGCGATCACGCGCGGGCGTGGGCCGTGTTATCGACGGCGGACGGACGCCGCATCGCGAATGAGATGAAGGTCACGGGCGATCCGCAGATGAGCAAGCAGTGCCTGGGCTGCCACGCGGTGGGCGCCGAAGCGAATGAAGGGGTGGGCTGCGAGGCCTGCCACGGGGCGGGGAAGAAGTACGCGACCGAGACGGTGATGAAGGATCCGGCGGCGGCGAAGGCGGCCGGCCTGCGGATCCCCTCGACAACGGGCTGCAACCATTGCCACCGCGAGACGCACGGCAAGACGTTCGACGCGGCTGCTGCCTGGACGAAGATCGCGCACCCCACGAAGATTCCTCCCCCTCCGGAGGAGATTCGCTACAAGACTCCGCTGAACCTGACATTCCGGCCGCATACGACAGAGCTTTGGGTGACCTGCGAGGCCGGCAACGTGGTGTCGATTGTAGATACGGTTTCCCGCAGGAAGCAGACCGAGATTGCGGTGGGGCATGCGCCCACGGACGTTGCCTTCACACCGGACGGCAAACAGGCGTTCGTATCGAATCGCGAGAGTGACACGGTGAGCGTGATCGACACGGAGCGGCGGCAGGTGACGTCGACACTGAAGGTAGGCGACGAGCCGCATGGCGTTCTGACCGACGCGCAGGGGCGCCGGCTGTACGTGCTGAACACTTCGTCGAACGACATCTATGTCTTCGATGTAGCGACCCTCCAGATTGTGAAGACGCTGTCGGGCGGGCGCGGGCCGTGGTCGCTGGCCTTGTCGCCCAACGGGCGGTCGATCGCCGTAACCAGCACGTTCTCGAACCTGACCGGGTTCCGCAAGCCGTTGAAGTCGGAGATCACGCTTATCGATACAGAGAGGTCGGCCGTGACAGACCGGCCGATGGTGGCGGGGACGAATCTGATGGCCGGCGTTGCCTGGCATCCCAGCGGCGAGTTCGCGCTGGCGACCATGAACCGGACCAAGAACCTGATCCCGATGACGCGGCTGATGCAAGGCTGGACGATCACGAACGGGCTGGCCGTGCTGTGGGCCGATGGCACGGTGGATCAGGTGCTCCTGGATCAACCGGGACAGGGCTTCTCGGACGCGACCGATGTGGCGATCACGAACGATGGGCGATATGCGCTGGTGACTAGCTCGGGTACGGATCGAGTGGCCGTTGTGGATTGCGCCAAGCTCCGGCAGATGTTGAAGACGGCCACGAAGCAGCAGCGCGAAGAGGTGATCCCGAACCATCTGGGCAAGTCCGCGGAGTTTCTGACGGGGTTCATTCCGACGCAGACCAGCCCGCGCGGCGTGACGATGGGGCCAGACGGGCGGTTTGCGTATGTGGCCAACGCGATCGACGACTCCTTGACGGTGATCGACCTGAAGACGCTTCAACCCGCCGGACGCATCAGCCTCGACGGCCCGAAGGAGATCACCCTCCAGCGCAAGGGCGAGCAGTTGTTCCATAACGCGAAGATCTCGTTCCGCAGGCAGTTCGCCTGTCACAGCTGCCATCCGGATGGGCACGTGGACGGAATTACTTATGACATCGAGGCGGACGGCATCGGTGTCAGCCCGGTGGACAACCGGACCCTGCGCGGCATCTACGACACGGCGCCCTTCAAGTGGGAAGGGACCAACGCAACGCTGCGGCGGCAGTGCGGTCCGCGGCTGTCGGTGTTCTTCACGCGCAACCTGCCGTTCACCAACGAGGAACTGGACGCGTTGGACTACTACATCACCACCATTCAGCGCCCCCCCAATCGCCACCATACGCCGGGCGAAATGTATACGCCCGCGCAGAAGCGTGGCAAGGCGATCTTCGAGCGCGGGACGGCGAACGACGGGCGAGTGATTCCTCTGGAAAACCGCTGCGTGACGTGCCACATGCCGCCCTACTACACGAGCCGCAAAAAGTTCGATGTCGGCACCCAGCAGGCACTCGACCGGCAGGGCTTGTTTGACGTGCCGCACCTGAACAACATCTACGATTCAGCGCCATATCTGCACAACGGAATGGCCGCGACCCTGGAAGAGATCTGGACCGTGCATAACCCGTATGACAAGCACGGCGTGACCAACGACATGACAAAGGACCAGCTCAACGATCTGATTGAGTATCTGAAGACCCTATGAAGTACCTACTCGCAGTAGCGTTGTTGGCGACATGCGCCGCTCCGGCGCAGACCACGGGCAGTGGAGCGAAGCTGCCTTTCGTGTACACGAAGTGGAAGCAGTTCACGACGGAAAACGGCCTGCCGAACGACCATATTTTCGCAGTGAAGTCGGACGGGCCGCGCATCTGGGTGGGCACCGAGAATGGCCTGGCGATGATCGACAAGGCTACGGGCAAGGTGAAGAGCTGGACCGAAAAGGAGGGCCTGCCCTGGCGCGTCGTGACCGCCATCGACGTCGACAAGAAGACGGGTGATGTGTGGCTGGCCCTGTTTGGGGGTGGGCTAGCTCGCTTCAGCGGCGGACGGTTTGAGCATTGGCACCAGATGAACAGTGGGCTGGTAAACGATGTGGCCTACGGTGTCGCCGTAGAGAACGACAACGTGTGGGTGGCGACGACGGCCGGAGCCTCGCGCTACAACACGGTGAGTCACGAGTGGACTGTCTTCACCGAGAAGAACGCGCCGATGGAGGAGATCTGGAACTACGGCGTGAACTACCGGGATGGCAAGGTTCATTTGGCTGTTTGGGGCAGCGGCGTACTGGAGTACGACGTGGCGACGAACCGCTGGAAGGACTACCTGGATCCGGATGGTGAGATGGAGATCGATCTCTACCGGGATGACGGCATCGTGCATGTCATCACGACGCAGGCCAACTACATCGACAAGGTCCTGTGGGTGTCGACGTACTTTGGCGTGTGCCGCTATGACGGGCGCAACTGGCGGGGGTACTACAACAAAGACTCCGGCAATCCCAGCGACTTCAATAACAATCTGAAGGCGCGCAGCGGCAACGAGGCGTGGTTTGCGACCGACAAGGGCGTCGG is a window from the uncultured Paludibaculum sp. genome containing:
- a CDS encoding CRTAC1 family protein; this translates as MKLSRLVVLIAATVWAGDEGTLPVFTDITKAAGITFRHSYGDHHLDNIVEGTGGGACFFDYNNDGFQDIYFVTGVWTKSVSDNEGRELRGKLSGKLYKNNGNGTFTDVTEKAGVASMTFGSGCSAADYDNDGHVDLYLLNYGPNTLYHNNGDGTFSDVSEKSGLADPRWSVSAAWFDYNNDGLLDVFVGNYLHYDDGKFRDFYPAQGYPGPLSYSGQPNALYRNNGDGTFTDVTKEAGVFKANGRAMSLTVADFNNDGYMDVFVANDAMENYFFENTRKGTFVEKALELDIAYSEHGQGVSSMGPFFGDVNRDGWLDIFVPNLNYVSLFVYNPKEKNYDNRANQAGLSALLGQYAGWGSVVFDYDHDGWPDLFTVHGNAHHEYVQEDTLVRNKHDGTFEDVSRRSGAYFNEKYVGRGAAWADIDNDGDIDLLVINLNDAPKLLRNDGGNAKPWLMVDARLKFPTGLRTAIGARVTVTAAGLKMIDDVNPVRGYLSQGDARLHFGLAGATEADVEIRWPDGQVQRLEHVKANQILKLEHPATAKAAR
- a CDS encoding multiheme c-type cytochrome, which gives rise to MRAQTIAVLAIGFGALLGMGGAAPKKPVYVGARACGQCHDGAGMGNQYSKWLTTKHSKAYAVLSLPESTEMTKRSGLRGQPWKEPICLGCHSTASTAEDWEKDDAFRPEDGLQCESCHGPGSEYTSEEVMRNPAEAMKAGLRLPTEDTCLGCHLEKGSHTAVNPNSTVDIKKAIPRIAHPLAKPSQLRAPPAPRGGDFIGSSACGACHKGPEHGHQWDVWRRSDHARAWAVLSTADGRRIANEMKVTGDPQMSKQCLGCHAVGAEANEGVGCEACHGAGKKYATETVMKDPAAAKAAGLRIPSTTGCNHCHRETHGKTFDAAAAWTKIAHPTKIPPPPEEIRYKTPLNLTFRPHTTELWVTCEAGNVVSIVDTVSRRKQTEIAVGHAPTDVAFTPDGKQAFVSNRESDTVSVIDTERRQVTSTLKVGDEPHGVLTDAQGRRLYVLNTSSNDIYVFDVATLQIVKTLSGGRGPWSLALSPNGRSIAVTSTFSNLTGFRKPLKSEITLIDTERSAVTDRPMVAGTNLMAGVAWHPSGEFALATMNRTKNLIPMTRLMQGWTITNGLAVLWADGTVDQVLLDQPGQGFSDATDVAITNDGRYALVTSSGTDRVAVVDCAKLRQMLKTATKQQREEVIPNHLGKSAEFLTGFIPTQTSPRGVTMGPDGRFAYVANAIDDSLTVIDLKTLQPAGRISLDGPKEITLQRKGEQLFHNAKISFRRQFACHSCHPDGHVDGITYDIEADGIGVSPVDNRTLRGIYDTAPFKWEGTNATLRRQCGPRLSVFFTRNLPFTNEELDALDYYITTIQRPPNRHHTPGEMYTPAQKRGKAIFERGTANDGRVIPLENRCVTCHMPPYYTSRKKFDVGTQQALDRQGLFDVPHLNNIYDSAPYLHNGMAATLEEIWTVHNPYDKHGVTNDMTKDQLNDLIEYLKTL